In Penaeus chinensis breed Huanghai No. 1 chromosome 11, ASM1920278v2, whole genome shotgun sequence, a genomic segment contains:
- the LOC125030504 gene encoding dnaJ homolog subfamily C member 24-like: MMTLYDVLGVSQDASETEIRQQYQELARQYHPDKSAVEGAKEKFVQVTEAWHVLGDSQKRREYDDQLKREKLYQEFPVSEELFLEDLERDREEGVYLHHCRCGGHYTLAAQDARNSTEKEVVVACDNCSLSILVLLNCDENT; encoded by the exons ATGACTTTGTATGATGTCCTTGGTGTTAGCCAAGATGCCAGTGAGACTGAGATTCGCCAACAGTATCAGGAATTGGCAAGGCAATATCACCCAGATAAGTCTGCAGTTGAAGGTGCCAAGGAAAAATTTGTGCAGGTGACGGAAGCATGGCATGTGCTTGGGGACTCTCAGAAGAGACGTGAATATGACGATCAGCTTaagagagaaaag TTGTATCAAGAATTTCCAGTGAGTGAAGAATTATTCTTAGAGGACCTTGAACGTGACCGTGAAGAGGGCGTCTACTTGCACCATTGCAGGTGTGGGGGACACTACACACTGGCTGCGCAGGATGCTAGAAATTCAACAGAGAAGGAAGTAGTTGTAGCCTGTGACAACTGCTCCTTAAGTATTCTTGTCTTACTTAATTGCGACGAAAATACTTGA